In a genomic window of Vulpes vulpes isolate BD-2025 chromosome 6, VulVul3, whole genome shotgun sequence:
- the SLITRK1 gene encoding SLIT and NTRK-like protein 1: MLLWILLLETSLCFAAGNVTGDVCKEKICSCNEIEGDLHVDCEKKGFTSLQRFTAPTSQFYHLFLHGNSLTRLFPNEFANFYNAVSLHMENNGLHEIVPGAFLGLQLVKRLHINNNKIKSFRKQTFLGLDDLEYLQADFNLLRDIDPGAFQDLNKLEVLILNDNLISTLPANVFQYVPITHLDLRGNRLKTLPYEEVLEQIPGIAEILLEDNPWDCTCDLLSLKEWLENIPKNALIGRVVCEAPTRLQGKDLNETTEQDLCPLKNRVDSSLPAPPAQEETFAPGPLPTPFKTNGQEDHATPGSAPNGGTKIPGNWQIKIRPTAAIATGSARNKPPANGLPCPGGCSCDHIPGSGLKMNCNNRNVSSLADLKPKLSNVQELFLRDNKIHSIRKSHFVDYKNLILLDLGNNNIATIENNTFKNLLDLRWLYMDSNYLDTLSREKFAGLQNLEYLNVEYNAIQLILPGTFNAMPKLRILILNNNLLRSLPVDVFAGVSLSKLSLHNNYFMYLPVAGVLDQLTSIIQIDLHGNPWECSCTIVPFKQWAERLGSEVLMSDLKCETPVNFFRKDFMLLSNDEICPQLYARISPTLTSHSKNSTGLAETGTHSNSYLDTSRVSISVLVPGLLLVFVTSAFTVVGMLVFILRNRKRSKRRDANSSASEINSLQTVCDSSYWHNGPYNADGAHRVYDCGSHSLSD, from the coding sequence ATGCTGCTTTGGATTCTGTTGCTGGAGACGTCTCTTTGTTTTGCCGCTGGAAACGTTACAGGGGACGTTTGTAAAGAGAAGATCTGTTCCTGCAATGAGATAGAAGGGGACCTACACGTAGACTGTGAAAAAAAGGGCTTTACAAGTCTGCAGCGTTTCACCGCCCCGACTTCCCAGTTTTACCATCTATTTCTGCATGGTAATTCCCTCACTCGACTTTTCCCTAATGAGTTTGCTAACTTTTATAATGCGGTTAGTTTGCACATGGAAAACAATGGCTTGCATGAAATCGTTCCTGGGGCTTTTCTGGGGCTGCAGCTGGTGAAAAGGCTGCACATCAACAACAACAAGATCAAGTCTTTTAGAAAGCAGACTTTTCTGGGGCTGGACGATCTGGAATACCTCCAGGCCGATTTTAATTTATTACGGGATATAGACCCCGGGGCCTTTCAGGACTTGAACAAGCTGGAGGTACTCATTTTAAATGACAATCTCATCAGCACCCTACCTGCCAATGTGTTCCAGTAtgtgcccatcacccacctcGACCTCCGGGGAAACAGGCTGAAAACGCTGCCCTATGAGGAAGTCTTGGAGCAAATCCCTGGCATTGCTGAGATTCTGCTAGAGGATAACCCGTGGGACTGCACCTGTGATCTCCTCTCCCTGAAAGAATGGCTGGAAAATATTCCCAAAAATGCTCTGATCGGCCGAGTTGTCTGTGAAGCCCCCACCAGACTGCAGGGGAAAGACCTCAATGAAACCACAGAACAGGACTTGTGTCCTTTGAAAAACCGAGTGGATTCCAGTCTCCCGGCGCCCCCTGCCCAAGAAGAGACCTTCGCTCCTGGACCCCTGCCAACTCCTTTCAAGACAAATGGGCAAGAGGATCACGCCACCCCAGGGTCTGCTCCAAACGGAGGTACAAAGATCCCAGGCAACTGGCAGATCAAAATAAGACCCACTGCTGCGATAGCGACCGGCAGCGCCAGAAACAAACCCCCAGCCAACGGcttgccctgccctgggggctgCAGCTGCGACCACATCCCAGGGTCGGGTTTAAAGATGAACTGCAACAATCGGAACGTGAGCAGTTTGGCTGATTTGAAGCCCAAGCTCTCCAACGTGCAGGAGCTTTTCCTCCGAGATAACAAGATCCACAGCATCCGAAAATCTCACTTTGTGGATTACAAGAATCTCATTCTGTTAGATCTGGGCAACAATAACATTGCTACCATAGAGAACAACACTTTTAAGAACCTTTTGGACCTCAGGTGGCTGTATATGGATAGCAACTACCTGGACACGCTATCCCGGGAGAAATTCGCCGGACTGCAAAACCTCGAGTACCTGAACGTGGAGTACAATGCAATCCAGCTCATCCTTCCTGGCACTTTCAATGCTATGCCCAAACTGAGGATCCTCATTCTCAATAACAACTTGCTGAGGTCCCTTCCCGTGGACGTGTTCGCTGGGGTTTCGCTCTCTAAGCTCAGCCTGCACAACAACTACTTCATGTACCTTCCGGTGGCAGGGGTGCTGGACCAGTTAACCTCCATCATCCAGATAGACCTGCACGGAAACCCTTGGGAGTGCTCCTGCACCATTGTGCCTTTTAAGCAATGGGCAGAACGCCTGGGTTCCGAAGTGCTGATGAGCGACCTCAAGTGTGAGACGCCGGTGAACTTCTTTAGGAAGGATTTCATGCTTCTCTCCAATGACGAGATCTGCCCCCAGCTGTACGCGAGGATCTCGCCCACGTTAACTTCGCACAGTAAAAACAGCACTGGGTTGGCGGAGACCGGGACGCACTCCAACTCCTATCTAGACACCAGCAGGGTGTCCATCTCCGTGTTGGTCCCGGGACTGCTGCTGGTGTTTGTCACCTCCGCCTTCACTGTAGTGGGCATGCTTGTGTTTATCCTGAGGAATAGAAAACGATCTAAGAGAAGGGACGCCAACTCCTCGGCGTCCGAAATTAATTCCCTACAGACAGTCTGTGACTCTTCCTACTGGCACAATGGGCCTTACAACGCAGATGGGGCCCACAGAGTATATGACTGTGGCTCCCACTCGCTCTCAGACTAG